Below is a window of Terriglobia bacterium DNA.
TGGGGGAACGCCGCGTTCGCATTCGCCACGCGGCTGACCGACAGCTTCGCCAAGTTCCGGTTCTGCGCCAACATCATCGGGCCCTCGGGCGGCGGCGCGGTGGAGGACCTTCCAGTCCACACCTTCGAGGCCATGGGGGAGATCCAGGCGAAGATCCCCACCGAGATCCTTCTCTCCGAGCGGCGGGAGTTCGAGCTGGCCGAGGAGGGGTTCATCGGGCTCACCATGCGCAAGGGGAGCGACAACGCGTGCTTCTTCTCGGCCAACTCCTGCCAGAAGCCGAAGACTTACGGCCAGTCGAAGGAAGGGAAGGCGGCGGAGGCGAATTACAAGCTGGGCACGCGCCTCCCGTACCTGTTCATCGTGAACCGGATGGCGCACTACCTCAAGGTGCTGCAGCGGGAGGAGATCGGGAGCACCAAGTCGAGGGTGGATCTCGAGAAGGATCTCAACCAGTGGATCGGCCAGTACGTCCTGGACATGGACCACGCCGACGCGGCGTCCTACGCGCGGCGTCCGCTCCGGAAGGCCGAGGTCACGGTCGAGGACGTCGAGGGGGAGCCCGGGTGGTACAAGGTCGGTCTCAAGGTCGTGCCGCATTTCAAGTACGAGGGAGCGTTCTTTGAGCTGTCACTGGTGGGGAAGCTGGACAAGAAATAGCGGCCCGTCACCTCGCGACCCCGGCCTTTGGTGCCGGGCTCGATACGGGGAGAGGCCGGAGGAGGATCCATGGCTTACGAGTTCTACGTGACGATCGAGGGGACGAAGCAGGGGAAGTTCAAGGGGGAGAGCAGCCGGGATGCGCACAAGGACAAGATCGAGGGGCTGGCGTTCGAGTGGAAGGTCCAGTCCCCGAGGGACATCGCGACGGGCCAGGCCTCCGGGAAGCGGCAGCACCTGCCGATCAAGATCACCAAGGAGTGGGGCGCGGCGTCTCCCCAGATCCTCCAGGCCCTCTGCAGCAACGAGGTGATGAAGAACATCCTGTTCGAGTTCATCCGGACGACGCCCGAAGGCGCCGAGGAGATCCACCACACGATCAAGCTGCTGAACGCGACGATCTCGGAGGTCCACCCGTTCATCGAGATGACCAAGCACGAGGAGCGCACCGACGTGCACGAGCTGGAGGAGGTGTCGTTCACCTACCAGCGGGTCGAGGTGGAGAACAAGACCGGCAAGACGATGGCGGTCGACGATTGGACGAAGTGAGGGGCGCCCGACCGATCCCCTCGGGACCGGGTGGGACTTGAGCGAGAAATCGCTTCTCGAGCGTCTGCGCCGCCCGGACGCGTCGGCGCAGCGCCGGGGGGAGGACGGCCTTCAGGAGACGGCGGACTCGATCCTCCGCCACCTGCAGCGGATGCTCAACACGCGCCAGGGGAACGCCCCGACCGTTCCCGATTACGGGGTGCCGGATCTCACGGAGCTGGCCCGGGGCTTCCCGGAGTCCACCGTCTCGCTGGAGCAGTCGCTCCGCGGCTGCATCGAGAAGTACGAGCCCCGGCTGCGCGACGTGACCGTCCGGTTCAAGGAGTCGCCGGACGACCTGCTGAGCCTGTCGTTCGAGGTCACGGGCCGGCTCGTCGTGCGAGGCGACGAAGCCGGCGTGTGGTTCCTGACGAGGATCGATCCGGACGGCCGGATCGACGTGAAAGGGTAGCCTCGGCGTGTTCAACAAGTACTACGAGGACGAGCTCGCCTTCCTGAGGGAGATGGGAGCGGAGTTCGCCCGGGCCAATCCGGCCGCGGCTCCCTATCTCGCGGAGCGCGGCGGCGATCCCGACGTCGAGCGACTTCTCGAGGGTTTTGCGTTCCTCGCCGGCCAGCTCCGGCAAAAGCTCGACGACGAGCTGCCGGAGCTGGTCCAGAGCGTGATGCAGCTCCTCTGGCCGCACTACCTCCGCCCGGTCCCGCCGCTCACGATCCTCCAGTTCGAGCCGCAGCCCCAGGCGGTCCGCGAGCCGCAGACGATCCCGCGAGGATCGGAAGTCGACTCGGTGCCGGTGGAGGGCACGCCCTGCCGCTTTCGCACGTGCGGGGAGGTCCGGCTCCTTCCGCTCGCCATCGAGTCGGCGGACGCGGAGCGGCCGGCGGGGTCGGCGGGCCATCTGAGGCTCCTCTTCCGCCTCGGGCAGGGCGTGAAGGCGGAGGCGCTCGATCTCGGCAGGCTCCGGCTTTTCCTCCACGGTGAGCCCACGACGACCTCAGCGCTGTTCCTCCAGCTCACCCGCAGGCTCAAGGAGATCGTCGTCGCCCCCGCCGGCGGCGCCGCGGGGAGCGCGCAGGCGACGCTTCCGCAGGATTCGGTGAAGGCCGCGGGGTTCGCGGGGGAGGATGCCCTCATTCCCTACCCGCCGCACGCCTTTCCGGGGTACCGCCTGCTCCAGGAGTACTTCGCGCTCCCGCAGAAGTTCCTGTTCCTGGACCTCGAGGGGCTGCCGCGACTCGGCCCGCTGGGGGTCGCCGACGCGTTCGAGATCCGGTTCGTCTTCGCCCGGCCGCCCGAGGCGCCGCTCCGTCTCATCGCCGACAACGTCCGGCTGCACTGCGTTCCCGCGGTCAACCTGTTTCCCGTCGAGTCCGATCCGATTCGGGTGGACCACCAGAAGACGGAGTATCGGGTGCGTCCCAGCGGCATGAACCCGGCCCACGCAGAGGTGTTCTCGATCGACTCGGTGCGCGGCTGGGTCCGCGGGACCGTGGAGCCCCGGGAGTATCCTCCGTTCTACTCGTTCCGCCACGGCGCCGCGGCGGGCGGGCGCTCTGGGACCGTCTTCTACCACAGCAGGATCCGACACTCGGTGGTGGGCCGGGGGGTGGACACCCACGTGTCGTTCGTGACCGCGGAGCAGGAGGGCGCCCTTCCTCCCACCGAGACGGTGGTGATGGGATTGACCTGCACGAACCGGCACCTTCCCGCGGCGCTCCGCCTGGGGGACGTGAGCCGGGCCACGGCCAGCTCTCCCGAGTTCGCTCGATTCCGCAACATCACCCCGGTGTCCGCGAGCGTGCCGCCGCCGCTCGGCGGAGGGCTCCACTGGCGATTGGTGTCGAACCTCTCGCTCAACTACCTCTCCCTCGCGAGCGTCGACGCGCTCCGGAGCGTGCTGGCCGTGTACAACTTCCAGGCGCTGGAGGACCGGACGGCGGCGCGAGAGAGCGAGCTGCGTCTCCAGGGCATCCTGGGCGTCCGCTCGCTTCCGGAGGAGCGGCTGCTCAGGGGATCGCCGATTCGCGGGAGCCGGGTCGAGATCGAGATGAAGGAGGGGAACTTCGCCGGCGAGGGGGAGATGGTGCTCTTCGCCGGGGTGCTGCAGGAGTTCCTGTCGCTCTACTGCACGATGAACTCTTTCGTGCACCTCGTCGTGCGGGGGGCGCAGCACGGGGAGACCTACGAATGGAACCCCAGGGTGGGGCAGCTGAGCCTGGTCTGATCCGGCGCCTGCTCCAGGAGGCGCCGCAGTTCTCGTTCTTCCAGGTGGTCCAGCTCCTGGAGAAGGCGCGCCCCGGCGCGGCGAAGGTGGGGCGCGAGGGACCTGCTCCTCGCGAGGCGATCCGCTTCCATCCAACCCTCTCCCTCGGCTTCCCGGACGCGGACGTGGCCGCGGTCGCCCTCGAGGAGGGTCCGGATGGCGCCCCGCGCTACCGCGTCGAGACCGCGTTCCTGGGGCTTTACGGCACGGTCTCCCCGCTCCCGAACTACTTCACCGAGGAGCTGCTCCACGAGACCGAGGAGGGCTCCCTGGTCCGGGGGGTACTGGACCTCTTCCACCACCGGATCGTCTCCCTCTTCTACCGATGCTGGGAGAAGTACCGCTACCACGTCCAATACCGCGTCGGAGCGCGGGACGAGTTCTCGAGTCGGATGCTGTGTCTGATCGGACTCGGCGTGGCGCAGCCGCCGGACGGCGCCCTCGTCCCCGCGGCGCGTTTCCTGCGTTTCTCCGGCCTCCTCGAGCGCCCGGCCTGCGCGGCCGCTTCCCTCGAGCGGGCCGTCTCCGACTACTTCGACGGTCTCGAAACCCGCGTGGTCCAGTGCGTCGCGCGCTGGGTGCGAATCCCCCCGGAGCACCGGACGCGGCTGGGAACCGCGTCGAGCCGTCTGGGAGTCGACGCCCACGCCGGCGAGGAGGTGATGGACCGCGCCGGCAAGTTCCGCACCCGCCTCGGCCCCGTGGGGCTTCCGCGCTTCCTGGAGTTCCTCCCGGGCGAGAACGGGTTCGGGCAGCTCGACGAGCTGACGCGACTCTTCGTGCGGGACCGGCTCCAGTACGAGCTGGAGGTGGTGCTGCGGCACGGGGAGGTGCCGGACCTCAAGCTCATCGAAGGATCCGTTCCGATGCGGCTCGGGCAGACCACGTGGCTGGGCAAGCCCGCCACGGACCCGGGCGTCGTCTTCCAGGAGCCGGCGGCGAGGCCGGCGGTCGCCGCGGCGGCGGCGTGAGAGGAGCGGCACGGCCGCGAGGAGACCAAGAGCCATGGCCAAGATCGACATCAAGCCGCTGTTCCAGCGCCTGAATGGCTACTGTACCCGGGCCTTGGAAGGTGCCGCGGGCCTCTGCATCTCGCGCGGCCATTACGAGGTGAGCGTCGAGCACGTGCTGCTGAAGATGCTCGAGGATCCCGCGGGGGACCCCGCGCTGATCCTGCTCCACTTCGACGCCGACGTCGCGAAGCTCCAGCGATCGCTGCAGCGGGCGGTCGAGGGGTTCCGCTCGGGGAACGCCGGGAAGCCGGTGTTCTCGCCGGTGCTGGTGGAGTGGATCAAGGACGGGTGGCTCGTGGCCTCGGTGGAGTGGAGCCTGCCCGAGATCCGGTCGGCGGCTCTCGTCGCCGTCCTCGTCTCGGACCCGGGCCGCTACTTGGCGGACGACCATCCGGAGCTGGACAAGGTGCGGGCCGAAGAG
It encodes the following:
- the tssE gene encoding type VI secretion system baseplate subunit TssE, with the protein product MSEKSLLERLRRPDASAQRRGEDGLQETADSILRHLQRMLNTRQGNAPTVPDYGVPDLTELARGFPESTVSLEQSLRGCIEKYEPRLRDVTVRFKESPDDLLSLSFEVTGRLVVRGDEAGVWFLTRIDPDGRIDVKG
- the tssF gene encoding type VI secretion system baseplate subunit TssF — translated: MFNKYYEDELAFLREMGAEFARANPAAAPYLAERGGDPDVERLLEGFAFLAGQLRQKLDDELPELVQSVMQLLWPHYLRPVPPLTILQFEPQPQAVREPQTIPRGSEVDSVPVEGTPCRFRTCGEVRLLPLAIESADAERPAGSAGHLRLLFRLGQGVKAEALDLGRLRLFLHGEPTTTSALFLQLTRRLKEIVVAPAGGAAGSAQATLPQDSVKAAGFAGEDALIPYPPHAFPGYRLLQEYFALPQKFLFLDLEGLPRLGPLGVADAFEIRFVFARPPEAPLRLIADNVRLHCVPAVNLFPVESDPIRVDHQKTEYRVRPSGMNPAHAEVFSIDSVRGWVRGTVEPREYPPFYSFRHGAAAGGRSGTVFYHSRIRHSVVGRGVDTHVSFVTAEQEGALPPTETVVMGLTCTNRHLPAALRLGDVSRATASSPEFARFRNITPVSASVPPPLGGGLHWRLVSNLSLNYLSLASVDALRSVLAVYNFQALEDRTAARESELRLQGILGVRSLPEERLLRGSPIRGSRVEIEMKEGNFAGEGEMVLFAGVLQEFLSLYCTMNSFVHLVVRGAQHGETYEWNPRVGQLSLV
- the hcp gene encoding type VI secretion system tube protein Hcp, whose translation is MAYEFYVTIEGTKQGKFKGESSRDAHKDKIEGLAFEWKVQSPRDIATGQASGKRQHLPIKITKEWGAASPQILQALCSNEVMKNILFEFIRTTPEGAEEIHHTIKLLNATISEVHPFIEMTKHEERTDVHELEEVSFTYQRVEVENKTGKTMAVDDWTK
- the tssG gene encoding type VI secretion system baseplate subunit TssG, producing MEPQGGAAEPGLIRRLLQEAPQFSFFQVVQLLEKARPGAAKVGREGPAPREAIRFHPTLSLGFPDADVAAVALEEGPDGAPRYRVETAFLGLYGTVSPLPNYFTEELLHETEEGSLVRGVLDLFHHRIVSLFYRCWEKYRYHVQYRVGARDEFSSRMLCLIGLGVAQPPDGALVPAARFLRFSGLLERPACAAASLERAVSDYFDGLETRVVQCVARWVRIPPEHRTRLGTASSRLGVDAHAGEEVMDRAGKFRTRLGPVGLPRFLEFLPGENGFGQLDELTRLFVRDRLQYELEVVLRHGEVPDLKLIEGSVPMRLGQTTWLGKPATDPGVVFQEPAARPAVAAAAA